From Luteococcus japonicus, one genomic window encodes:
- a CDS encoding non-canonical purine NTP pyrophosphatase, whose protein sequence is MSSTEERPATRPQVVLATNNPKKLRELRAVVEAAELPIAILGLSDVEQYEEPAETERTFEGNALIKARTCALRTGIPALADDSGIEVDVLNNCPGVRSARWAGPECDDEANNDLLLRQISDVPLGERTARFVCAMAFVVPDGMEGMRQAETVRREWSGDIAFERHGENGFGYDPIFCPDDAPDHDGRRLTSAELDPEDKNRISHRGQAVEAILPIMAGLLNLKLASEHAARPEGEDETEETADAAIS, encoded by the coding sequence ATGTCCAGCACCGAGGAGCGCCCGGCAACCCGCCCGCAGGTGGTGCTGGCCACCAACAACCCGAAGAAGCTGCGCGAGTTGCGCGCCGTGGTCGAGGCCGCGGAACTGCCCATCGCCATCCTGGGGCTGTCCGACGTCGAGCAGTACGAGGAGCCGGCGGAGACCGAGCGCACCTTCGAGGGCAATGCCCTGATCAAGGCCCGCACCTGCGCGCTGCGTACCGGGATCCCTGCCCTGGCAGATGATTCCGGTATCGAGGTGGACGTGCTGAACAACTGCCCCGGGGTGCGCTCCGCCCGCTGGGCGGGCCCTGAGTGCGACGACGAGGCCAACAATGACCTGCTGCTGCGCCAGATCAGCGATGTCCCGCTGGGGGAGCGCACCGCACGCTTCGTCTGCGCGATGGCCTTCGTCGTGCCCGACGGCATGGAGGGGATGCGCCAGGCGGAGACGGTGCGCCGGGAATGGAGCGGTGACATCGCCTTCGAGCGGCACGGGGAGAACGGCTTCGGATATGACCCGATCTTCTGCCCCGACGATGCCCCGGACCACGACGGCCGTCGTCTCACCAGCGCCGAACTGGACCCGGAGGACAAGAACCGGATCAGTCATCGCGGGCAGGCCGTCGAGGCCATCCTGCCGATCATGGCGGGCCTGCTGAATCTCAAGCTGGCCAGTGAGCACGCCGCTCGCCCCGAGGGCGAGGACGAGACCGAGGAGACTGCCGATGCAGCAATATCTTGA
- the rph gene encoding ribonuclease PH has protein sequence MANQQTSVTRIDGRAADELREVRITRNWLDHAEGSCLVEFGKTRVLVAASVEEGVPRWMKGQGKGWVTSEYEMLPRATHTRSGRESRKGKIGGRTHEISRLIGRALRAVIDYEALGENTIVIDCDVLQADGGTRTASITGAYVALADAIEHLRAKGALKGEPLKDSVAAISVGVVDGTPMLDLAYTEDSTADTDMNIVVAGNGDFIEVQGTAEGVPFDRDTLNILLDLGLKGCAELKDKQAAALAEPAAGK, from the coding sequence ATGGCAAATCAGCAGACTTCCGTGACCCGAATCGACGGCCGTGCGGCCGATGAGCTCCGTGAGGTGAGGATCACCCGCAACTGGCTCGACCACGCGGAGGGTTCCTGCCTGGTGGAGTTCGGCAAGACCCGTGTGCTGGTGGCCGCCAGCGTCGAGGAGGGCGTGCCGCGCTGGATGAAGGGCCAGGGCAAGGGCTGGGTCACCAGCGAGTACGAGATGCTGCCCCGCGCCACCCACACCCGCAGCGGCCGCGAGTCCCGCAAGGGCAAGATCGGCGGGCGCACCCACGAGATCAGCCGCCTGATCGGCCGCGCCCTGCGCGCGGTCATCGACTACGAGGCCCTCGGCGAGAACACCATCGTCATCGACTGTGACGTGCTGCAGGCCGACGGCGGCACCCGCACCGCCTCCATCACCGGTGCCTATGTGGCGCTGGCCGATGCCATCGAGCACCTGCGCGCCAAGGGTGCGCTCAAGGGCGAGCCGCTCAAGGACTCCGTCGCTGCCATCAGCGTCGGCGTCGTCGACGGCACCCCGATGCTGGACCTGGCCTACACCGAGGACTCCACCGCCGACACGGACATGAACATCGTGGTGGCCGGCAATGGCGACTTCATCGAGGTGCAGGGCACCGCCGAGGGTGTTCCCTTCGACCGCGACACCCTGAACATCCTGCTGGACCTTGGCCTCAAGGGCTGTGCCGAACTCAAGGACAAGCAGGCCGCCGCCCTGGCGGAGCCTGCCGCGGGCAAGTGA
- a CDS encoding integrase core domain-containing protein, with protein MGSALSPRVREQIVRFDPDVEQVSVSEFCRRAGISTSSFYRVRDKATERGLAAALVPESRAPKHPATIYTDWTRLLVRVTHAELVAEGKDCGPWSVEWRLFQREADPLPSRSTIARILRSEGLSAPSPRKRPRASYRRFRRARANELWQLDGMEWHLPEIGLVTIYHVVDDHSRLCPALIAAAGGESTAGARQALQSGIDAFGPPQSVLSDNGAAFNQHRRGRLSATEVWLAGLGIRPISGRVSHPQTQGKVERSHQPLQRWLHARTPTTLQDLTQALDGYRNWYNHERQHQGLGHHLTPMAVWQVASKAGPEPRAIPLDLLYSQSLRQPTQPAKNRIEDRTIGGNLRTAWKGTSIGFGPDMAHQLVHLVETDGQLDIFDDNGELHASIPWPSPTKYVSVTQPPHRLVPVIDRRSRAYKLSQMS; from the coding sequence ATGGGAAGCGCATTGTCGCCACGGGTTCGTGAGCAGATCGTCCGGTTCGATCCCGACGTGGAGCAGGTCTCGGTCAGCGAGTTCTGCCGACGGGCGGGGATCTCGACATCCTCGTTCTACCGAGTCCGAGACAAGGCCACCGAACGCGGGCTGGCCGCTGCGTTGGTCCCCGAGTCACGGGCGCCCAAGCATCCCGCCACCATCTACACGGACTGGACTCGTCTCCTGGTACGCGTGACCCACGCGGAACTGGTGGCCGAGGGCAAGGACTGTGGCCCGTGGTCGGTCGAGTGGCGCCTGTTTCAACGGGAGGCGGACCCGCTGCCGTCTCGGTCCACGATCGCCCGGATCCTGCGCAGCGAAGGCCTGTCAGCGCCCTCACCCCGCAAACGTCCCCGCGCCTCGTACCGTCGCTTCCGACGAGCCAGGGCCAACGAACTGTGGCAACTCGACGGCATGGAATGGCACCTGCCTGAGATCGGGCTGGTCACCATCTACCACGTCGTCGACGACCATTCCCGCCTCTGCCCAGCCCTGATCGCCGCGGCAGGTGGCGAGTCCACGGCCGGCGCCCGGCAGGCCCTCCAATCCGGGATCGACGCGTTCGGCCCGCCTCAGAGCGTGTTGTCCGACAACGGCGCGGCGTTCAACCAGCACCGACGCGGACGCTTGTCCGCGACTGAGGTCTGGCTAGCCGGGCTTGGGATCCGGCCGATCTCGGGGCGGGTCAGCCACCCACAAACCCAAGGCAAGGTCGAACGCTCTCACCAGCCACTGCAACGCTGGCTCCATGCCCGCACACCGACCACCCTGCAGGACCTCACCCAGGCCCTGGACGGCTACCGGAACTGGTACAACCACGAACGCCAACACCAAGGCCTGGGGCATCACCTGACGCCCATGGCCGTCTGGCAAGTAGCCTCCAAGGCCGGACCCGAGCCCCGAGCGATTCCGCTCGACCTGCTCTACAGCCAGTCCTTGCGGCAGCCCACCCAGCCCGCAAAGAACCGGATCGAGGACCGCACTATCGGCGGGAACCTGCGCACCGCGTGGAAGGGCACCAGCATCGGTTTCGGCCCTGACATGGCCCACCAACTGGTCCACCTCGTCGAAACCGACGGCCAGCTCGACATCTTCGACGACAACGGTGAACTCCACGCCAGCATCCCCTGGCCATCACCCACCAAATACGTCTCGGTCACCCAACCACCCCACCGGCTGGTCCCCGTCATCGACCGCCGCAGCCGCGCCTACAAACTGTCCCAGATGTCATGA
- a CDS encoding type IV toxin-antitoxin system AbiEi family antitoxin domain-containing protein: MEEPMTRKQLLALGWTDATIPRAEADGKLLRLRRGAWVTQLPSNARELHVAAAEAARKAAKDGTVLSHWSAAALWGLPLPDGGAPEIYLTRDGKGGGLVKSDAHLVKAPLNRDEWCLKDGIPVTNLTRTVNDVARMAPFIDGVMVADALLRMKLPPHLLKDANLRARRWPGNAKARRVLDFADGRAESPYESKCRVRLAEIGLSGFVPQCIVTDARGDEIGRIDLALAGIKLGLEYDGEGKYDELAAPGQRPQDVFRCEKERDTNLRQEGWWMQHLTKPHVKDLARFRRVVMTAHAAATRNQQRTSR, encoded by the coding sequence ATGGAAGAGCCGATGACCCGCAAACAACTCCTCGCCCTTGGCTGGACGGATGCGACGATCCCCCGGGCCGAGGCAGACGGGAAGCTCCTGCGGCTTCGTCGTGGGGCCTGGGTCACGCAATTGCCGTCGAATGCCCGGGAGCTCCACGTGGCTGCCGCCGAGGCTGCTCGAAAGGCCGCCAAGGACGGGACTGTGCTGTCGCACTGGAGTGCCGCCGCGCTCTGGGGGCTGCCCCTCCCCGATGGCGGGGCACCGGAGATCTACCTCACCCGTGATGGCAAGGGCGGCGGTCTGGTGAAGTCCGACGCCCATCTGGTGAAGGCCCCCTTGAATCGCGACGAGTGGTGCCTCAAGGACGGGATTCCGGTGACGAACCTCACCCGCACCGTCAACGACGTCGCCCGGATGGCACCCTTCATCGACGGTGTGATGGTGGCCGATGCCCTGCTCCGGATGAAGCTTCCGCCGCATCTGCTCAAGGACGCCAACCTCCGGGCGCGGCGCTGGCCCGGCAATGCCAAGGCCCGACGGGTGCTGGACTTCGCCGACGGCCGGGCGGAGTCGCCCTATGAGTCGAAGTGCCGCGTCAGGCTGGCCGAGATCGGGCTGTCCGGATTCGTTCCCCAGTGCATCGTCACCGATGCCCGGGGCGACGAGATCGGCAGGATCGACCTCGCTCTCGCGGGGATCAAGCTGGGGCTGGAGTACGACGGGGAGGGAAAGTACGACGAGCTCGCCGCCCCGGGGCAACGGCCCCAGGACGTCTTCCGCTGCGAGAAGGAACGCGACACCAACCTCCGCCAGGAGGGCTGGTGGATGCAGCACCTGACCAAGCCCCACGTCAAGGACCTGGCCCGTTTCCGTCGCGTCGTGATGACAGCCCATGCTGCAGCCACCCGGAACCAACAGCGCACGTCGCGATAG
- a CDS encoding MBL fold metallo-hydrolase, whose product MALRIDHAVVSGTFSLDGETFDVDNNVWVLGDDSQCIVIDAPHSAEAIREVVGQRRVLAIVCTHAHDDHVRVAPELAAAVEAPIMLHPDDVELWRLTHPDVEPDLPLADGQVIDVSGHDVRVLHTPGHAPGAVCLYVPSLGVLFSGDTLFQGGPGATGRSFSSREVLEASIRAKLFALPEDTVVHTGHGDSTTIGAEAAALGR is encoded by the coding sequence ATGGCTCTGCGGATCGACCACGCCGTGGTCAGCGGCACTTTCAGCCTCGACGGCGAGACCTTCGACGTCGACAACAATGTGTGGGTGCTGGGCGACGATTCCCAGTGCATCGTCATCGACGCCCCGCACAGCGCCGAGGCGATCCGCGAGGTGGTGGGCCAGCGCCGCGTCCTCGCGATCGTGTGCACCCACGCCCACGACGACCATGTCCGGGTGGCCCCGGAACTGGCGGCCGCGGTGGAGGCGCCGATCATGCTGCACCCCGATGACGTCGAGCTGTGGCGCCTCACCCATCCCGACGTCGAGCCGGACCTCCCTCTGGCCGACGGCCAGGTGATCGACGTGTCCGGGCATGACGTGCGCGTCCTGCACACACCGGGGCACGCGCCCGGTGCGGTGTGCCTGTACGTGCCCAGCCTGGGTGTCCTGTTCAGCGGTGACACCCTCTTCCAGGGCGGTCCCGGCGCGACGGGCCGTTCCTTCTCCTCGCGCGAAGTCCTGGAGGCCAGCATCAGGGCGAAGCTCTTCGCCCTGCCCGAAGACACGGTGGTGCACACCGGCCACGGTGACTCGACCACGATCGGTGCCGAGGCTGCCGCCCTCGGGCGCTGA
- a CDS encoding S-(hydroxymethyl)mycothiol dehydrogenase yields MSQTVKAVISRSKDADVELVDIVIPDPGPGEAVVKVQACGVCHTDLHYKQGGINDEFPFLLGHEAAGVVEAVGEGVTNVKPGDYVVLNWRAVCGQCRACLKGEPWYCFDTANATQKMTLTDGTELTPALGIGAFAEKTLVAAGQCTIVDEKAEPAVAGLLGCGLMAGLGAALNTGQVKRGESVAVIGLGGVGMAAVAGAVLAGASKVVAVDRDERKLTKALELGATHTVHSTDDTVVKQIQEICDGFGADVVVDAVGRAETFQQAFEARDLAGRVVLVGVPTPDMVWETPLIEIFSRGGAIKSSWYGDCLPSRDFPMLVDLYLQGRLPLDAFVTEKIALGDVEAAFDKMAKGDVLRSVVELEG; encoded by the coding sequence ATGTCGCAGACTGTCAAGGCCGTCATCTCCCGCAGCAAGGATGCCGACGTCGAGCTCGTCGACATCGTCATCCCCGATCCCGGGCCCGGTGAGGCCGTGGTGAAGGTCCAGGCCTGCGGCGTGTGCCACACGGACCTGCACTACAAGCAGGGCGGCATCAACGACGAGTTCCCCTTCCTGCTGGGCCACGAGGCAGCCGGCGTCGTGGAGGCCGTGGGGGAGGGCGTCACCAATGTGAAGCCCGGTGACTACGTCGTCCTCAACTGGCGCGCCGTCTGCGGCCAGTGCCGCGCCTGCCTGAAGGGCGAGCCCTGGTACTGCTTCGACACCGCCAATGCGACGCAGAAGATGACGCTGACCGACGGCACCGAGCTGACTCCCGCGCTGGGCATCGGCGCCTTCGCCGAGAAGACCCTGGTGGCTGCCGGGCAGTGCACCATCGTCGACGAGAAGGCGGAACCCGCCGTCGCCGGCCTGCTCGGCTGCGGCTTGATGGCCGGCCTGGGCGCCGCGCTCAACACCGGGCAGGTCAAGCGCGGCGAGTCCGTCGCGGTGATCGGGCTGGGCGGCGTCGGCATGGCCGCCGTCGCCGGCGCCGTGCTGGCCGGTGCCTCCAAGGTGGTCGCCGTCGACCGTGACGAGCGCAAGCTCACCAAGGCCCTCGAACTGGGCGCAACCCACACCGTCCACTCCACCGACGACACCGTCGTCAAGCAGATCCAGGAGATCTGCGACGGCTTCGGCGCCGACGTCGTGGTGGATGCCGTCGGGCGCGCCGAAACCTTCCAGCAGGCATTCGAGGCGCGTGACCTGGCGGGCCGCGTGGTGCTGGTGGGTGTTCCCACCCCGGACATGGTCTGGGAGACCCCGCTGATCGAGATCTTCAGCCGTGGCGGCGCCATCAAGTCCTCCTGGTACGGCGACTGCCTGCCCAGCCGGGACTTCCCGATGCTGGTGGACCTCTACCTCCAGGGCCGGTTGCCGCTGGACGCCTTCGTCACCGAGAAGATCGCCCTGGGCGACGTGGAGGCGGCCTTCGACAAGATGGCCAAGGGTGACGTGCTGCGCAGCGTCGTCGAGCTGGAGGGCTGA
- the murI gene encoding glutamate racemase translates to MPFESEIGSEAPIGIFDSGFGGLTVARAILDQLPNEDIIYLGDTARTPYGPRPIAEVRSYAIECMDRLVTHGVKALVIACNSASSAALRDARERYDLPIIEVILPAARRAVAATRNNKMGVICTEATANSRSYNDAVVVAPQVQLTTQACPRFVEFVEAGVTGGDELLAVAREYLEPIQRAGCDTLILGCTHYPLLQGVISYVLGDEVTLVSSSEECAKATYTVLQRRELLHHEPRDAQRMFLTTGRDDDFEGIGKRLMGGFVDDVQHVVLGRR, encoded by the coding sequence ATCCCCTTCGAGTCAGAAATCGGCAGCGAGGCACCGATCGGCATCTTCGACTCCGGTTTCGGTGGTCTGACGGTGGCGCGCGCCATCCTGGACCAATTGCCCAATGAGGACATCATCTACCTCGGCGACACGGCCCGCACCCCCTACGGCCCCCGGCCCATCGCGGAGGTGCGCTCCTATGCCATCGAGTGCATGGACCGGCTGGTCACCCACGGCGTCAAGGCCCTGGTGATTGCCTGCAACTCCGCCTCCTCGGCCGCGCTGCGCGATGCCCGCGAACGCTACGACCTGCCGATCATCGAGGTGATCCTGCCCGCCGCCCGCCGCGCCGTCGCCGCGACGCGCAACAACAAGATGGGCGTGATCTGCACCGAGGCCACCGCCAACTCTCGCTCCTACAACGACGCCGTCGTCGTGGCGCCGCAGGTGCAGCTGACCACCCAGGCCTGCCCCCGCTTCGTCGAATTCGTCGAGGCCGGCGTCACCGGTGGCGACGAGCTGCTGGCCGTCGCCCGGGAATACCTCGAACCCATCCAGCGCGCCGGCTGCGACACCCTGATCCTGGGCTGCACCCACTACCCGCTGTTGCAGGGCGTCATCTCCTACGTGCTGGGCGACGAGGTGACCTTGGTCAGCTCCTCCGAGGAGTGCGCCAAGGCCACCTACACCGTGCTGCAGCGCCGCGAACTGTTGCACCACGAGCCGCGCGATGCCCAGCGGATGTTCCTGACCACCGGCCGGGACGATGACTTCGAGGGCATCGGTAAGCGCCTGATGGGCGGCTTCGTGGACGACGTGCAGCACGTGGTCCTGGGCCGTCGCTGA
- a CDS encoding FeoC-like transcriptional regulator, translating into MSGGPLSAVLSAFEGGAGSLDEITRITGMSPDVVQSSVDHLRRMGRIEAKELSMGCPSGGCGSCASGTADGDAGCGSSGPSTERRGPVLVQLSLRR; encoded by the coding sequence GTGAGCGGCGGGCCACTCAGCGCGGTCCTGTCCGCCTTCGAGGGCGGCGCCGGCAGCCTGGACGAGATCACCCGAATCACCGGGATGAGTCCCGACGTGGTGCAGAGCTCGGTGGACCACCTGCGGCGGATGGGCCGGATCGAGGCCAAGGAGCTGTCGATGGGCTGCCCCAGCGGTGGTTGTGGGAGCTGCGCCTCGGGCACCGCCGACGGGGATGCGGGTTGTGGCTCGTCGGGCCCGTCCACCGAACGTCGCGGGCCGGTGCTGGTGCAGCTCAGCCTGCGACGCTGA
- the feoB gene encoding ferrous iron transport protein B — MSIGADSPTLLQVSKRKDVLSAKACCQDSSGNGAGTEAPVIALVGAPNSGKSTLFNALTGARVTMGNWPGTTVSVSRGVWRTTVEGRTCDCDDCHCAEPSEDRPLEMTLIDLPGAYSLDPVSPDEALTRELLVDGPADERPDVTVVVADAAHLSRSLYIVAQLRERAVKVVVALSMLDVARHHGIDVDTFALATELGCPVVALDPRRRQGIDNLTRVVHEVLGAPDATPRTLAHLPSPELAPLDADLVREDERFGFIENAVAAGTRDSGQARASWSDKVDRWVTAPVIGPLIFMAVMWCVFQVTTVVAAPMQDFLDGLFTGPVSDGVTSLLERAGLADGWVHGLLVDGLVSGVGMLLTFAPLMALMFLLLALLEDSGYMARAAVVTDRMMRALGLPGRAFLPLVVGFGCNVPAISATRILPQERQRILTALLVPFTSCTARLTVYVMLGSVFFGKWAGTVVFAMYVTSILMVVVCGLALRKTLWRTMGAEPLVLDLPPYQLPTARLTAAVTWVRLKGFLQTASGIIVATVCAVWLLQSLPTNTHEKFGEVPVEDSAYGVAAKAVTPVFAPAGFDQWQTTSALVVGFVAKEAVISSWAQTYAVDEPEEGEDAGKLGQRITADFEKSSGGHTLPAVLAFMVFLLGYTPCVATLAAQKREIGLRWTIFGVAMQLAVAWLSAVAVFQVGRLFW, encoded by the coding sequence ATGAGCATCGGTGCGGACTCACCCACCCTCCTGCAGGTCAGCAAGCGCAAGGACGTGCTCAGCGCCAAGGCCTGCTGCCAGGACAGTTCCGGCAACGGTGCCGGCACCGAAGCGCCCGTGATCGCCCTCGTGGGCGCGCCCAATTCCGGCAAGTCCACCCTCTTCAACGCCCTGACCGGTGCGCGCGTCACCATGGGCAACTGGCCCGGCACCACGGTCAGCGTCTCCCGCGGTGTGTGGCGCACCACCGTGGAGGGACGCACCTGTGACTGCGACGACTGCCACTGTGCCGAGCCCTCCGAGGACCGCCCGCTGGAGATGACCCTGATCGACCTGCCCGGCGCCTACTCGCTGGACCCGGTCAGCCCCGACGAGGCACTCACCCGTGAACTGCTCGTCGACGGGCCCGCCGACGAACGGCCCGACGTCACCGTCGTGGTGGCCGACGCGGCGCACCTGTCGCGCAGCCTCTACATCGTCGCCCAGCTGCGCGAACGGGCCGTCAAGGTGGTCGTCGCGCTGTCCATGCTCGACGTCGCCCGGCACCACGGCATCGACGTCGACACCTTCGCCCTGGCCACCGAACTCGGCTGCCCCGTGGTGGCGCTGGACCCTCGTCGCCGACAAGGCATCGACAACCTGACCCGCGTCGTGCACGAGGTGCTCGGGGCCCCGGACGCCACGCCCCGCACCCTGGCACACCTGCCCTCGCCCGAACTGGCACCGCTGGATGCGGACCTGGTGCGCGAGGACGAGCGTTTCGGCTTCATCGAGAACGCCGTCGCCGCCGGCACAAGGGACTCCGGCCAGGCGCGCGCCTCCTGGAGCGACAAGGTTGACCGCTGGGTCACCGCACCCGTCATCGGCCCGCTGATCTTCATGGCCGTCATGTGGTGCGTCTTCCAGGTCACCACCGTGGTCGCGGCACCGATGCAGGACTTCCTCGACGGCCTGTTCACCGGACCGGTCAGCGACGGCGTCACCTCACTGCTGGAGCGCGCCGGTCTGGCCGACGGATGGGTGCACGGCCTGCTCGTCGACGGACTGGTGTCAGGCGTCGGCATGCTGCTCACCTTCGCGCCCCTGATGGCCCTGATGTTCCTGCTGCTCGCCCTGCTGGAGGACTCCGGCTACATGGCCCGGGCCGCCGTCGTCACCGACCGGATGATGCGTGCCCTCGGCCTTCCCGGCCGCGCCTTCCTGCCCCTGGTGGTGGGCTTCGGCTGCAATGTCCCGGCCATCTCCGCCACCAGGATCCTGCCGCAGGAACGCCAGCGCATCCTCACCGCACTGCTGGTGCCCTTCACCAGCTGCACCGCCCGGCTGACCGTCTACGTGATGCTCGGCTCGGTCTTCTTCGGCAAGTGGGCCGGAACCGTCGTCTTCGCGATGTACGTCACCAGCATCCTCATGGTTGTCGTCTGCGGTCTGGCGCTGCGCAAGACGCTGTGGCGCACCATGGGTGCCGAACCGCTGGTGCTGGACCTGCCGCCCTACCAACTGCCCACCGCCCGGCTCACTGCCGCCGTCACCTGGGTTCGGTTGAAGGGCTTCCTGCAGACCGCCTCCGGCATCATCGTAGCGACGGTGTGCGCCGTCTGGTTGCTGCAGTCCCTGCCCACGAACACGCACGAGAAGTTCGGCGAGGTCCCCGTGGAGGACTCCGCCTACGGCGTCGCCGCCAAGGCCGTCACCCCGGTCTTCGCACCCGCCGGCTTCGACCAGTGGCAGACCACCTCCGCCCTGGTGGTCGGCTTCGTCGCCAAGGAAGCGGTCATCTCCTCGTGGGCCCAGACCTATGCCGTCGACGAACCGGAGGAGGGCGAGGACGCCGGCAAGTTGGGGCAGCGGATCACTGCCGACTTCGAGAAGTCATCCGGTGGACACACTCTTCCCGCGGTGCTGGCCTTCATGGTCTTCCTGCTCGGCTACACTCCGTGCGTCGCGACGCTGGCCGCGCAGAAACGCGAGATCGGTCTGCGCTGGACGATCTTCGGGGTGGCGATGCAGCTGGCGGTGGCCTGGTTGAGTGCCGTGGCCGTCTTCCAGGTGGGAAGGCTGTTCTGGTGA
- a CDS encoding FeoA family protein, producing the protein MNALSLAKAPIGQPLTLVRAEGTPESCRRLSALGIRRGAQVLLMHTTAGGGRVMQVAGSRIALDRSMLGKLFVEPAPCDDDLGGTAA; encoded by the coding sequence ATGAACGCGCTGAGCCTTGCCAAGGCCCCCATCGGCCAACCCCTCACGCTGGTCCGCGCCGAGGGCACGCCAGAGTCCTGCCGCCGACTGTCGGCCCTGGGGATCCGGCGCGGCGCCCAGGTGCTCCTGATGCACACCACCGCAGGCGGCGGCCGGGTGATGCAGGTGGCTGGTTCGCGGATCGCACTGGACCGCTCGATGCTGGGCAAGCTCTTCGTCGAACCCGCCCCCTGTGACGACGACCTGGGCGGTACCGCGGCATGA
- a CDS encoding DUF2017 domain-containing protein, with protein MKGVEPDEGFITIHFDTDEAGLLAGMVDQLAELLTDEDLIATSATGAHEQVSGDPFARWEAEFVQDAEPTVENLEQAGELDEMDPVIKRLFPDAYPDDPAASHDFRRFTHAQQRSQKVADANLVIHDLQRTDRRGRCRVPADHVTPWLKTLTNVRLALAARLDITDEVSADEAAQLPESDPRSWMYEVYAWTGWLQECVIEAL; from the coding sequence ATGAAGGGCGTCGAGCCTGACGAGGGCTTCATCACCATCCATTTCGACACCGATGAGGCCGGGCTTTTGGCCGGGATGGTGGACCAGCTCGCGGAACTCCTCACCGACGAGGACCTGATTGCCACCTCGGCCACCGGCGCCCACGAGCAGGTCTCCGGCGATCCCTTTGCTCGCTGGGAGGCTGAGTTCGTCCAGGATGCCGAGCCCACCGTCGAGAACCTCGAACAGGCCGGCGAGCTGGACGAGATGGACCCGGTCATCAAGCGTCTGTTCCCGGATGCCTATCCCGACGATCCCGCGGCCTCGCACGACTTCCGGCGCTTCACCCATGCTCAGCAGCGCAGCCAGAAGGTGGCCGACGCCAACCTGGTGATCCACGACCTGCAACGCACGGACCGGCGTGGTCGTTGTCGGGTGCCCGCGGACCACGTGACGCCCTGGCTGAAGACGCTCACGAATGTGCGGTTGGCCCTGGCTGCTCGTCTGGACATCACCGACGAGGTGAGTGCCGACGAGGCCGCCCAGCTTCCCGAAAGCGATCCGCGCTCGTGGATGTACGAGGTCTACGCGTGGACCGGGTGGTTGCAGGAGTGCGTGATCGAGGCTCTTTGA
- the clpS gene encoding ATP-dependent Clp protease adapter ClpS, with product MSSEPIITPAGGTAVVERADEQAAAQQPWVCLVWDDPVNLMSYVTHVFTSYFKMSREKAEQLMLQVHNEGRCVVSSGGREQMERDVNAMHGYGLWATMERGE from the coding sequence ATGAGTAGCGAGCCCATCATCACGCCCGCGGGCGGGACCGCCGTCGTCGAGCGCGCCGACGAGCAGGCTGCGGCACAGCAGCCGTGGGTCTGTCTGGTCTGGGACGACCCGGTGAACCTGATGAGCTATGTCACCCATGTCTTCACCAGCTACTTCAAGATGAGCCGGGAGAAGGCGGAACAGCTGATGCTCCAGGTGCACAACGAGGGGAGGTGCGTGGTCTCCAGCGGCGGCCGTGAACAAATGGAACGCGACGTGAACGCGATGCACGGCTATGGCCTGTGGGCCACGATGGAGCGCGGGGAATGA
- a CDS encoding PadR family transcriptional regulator: MATQPWPSEWLRGTLTLAVLRVLSDGPTYGYAIANALADAGFGDIKGGTLYPLLSRLETNGLVETEWREGDGGPGRKYFLLSELGLRRYHQQAPLWRAFCQHTSNFIHPNQPHQNPEA, encoded by the coding sequence ATGGCAACCCAACCCTGGCCCAGCGAGTGGCTGCGCGGCACCCTCACCCTCGCGGTGCTGCGCGTGCTCTCCGACGGGCCCACCTACGGCTACGCGATCGCCAACGCGCTGGCCGACGCAGGTTTCGGCGACATCAAGGGCGGCACGCTCTACCCGCTACTCAGCCGGCTCGAGACCAACGGCCTGGTCGAGACCGAGTGGCGCGAGGGCGACGGCGGCCCCGGCCGCAAGTACTTCCTGCTCTCCGAACTGGGCCTGCGCCGCTACCACCAACAGGCACCCCTGTGGCGCGCCTTCTGCCAACACACCAGCAACTTCATCCACCCCAACCAGCCCCACCAGAACCCGGAGGCATGA